Proteins encoded together in one uncultured Fusobacterium sp. window:
- a CDS encoding ABC transporter ATP-binding protein, giving the protein MEIINIENLNFGYGERQILNNLSLSIDKKKLVGILGPNGCGKSTLLKNILGYLHSSSGIIKIANKNSNEFSQKEKSKLISLVPQKSQLMSAMSVEEFVLMGRLPHLENSWKGYSREDRELAEKALNSLDLERFKKRTATTLSGGEFQRVLLARAITQDTEIILLDEPTSALDLNHAIELMEKVKEIVRKEGKTAVAVLHDLNLAALFCDELIMLKNGKLFCKGTPKEVLTKENLKEVYNLNCDIFYGENDFPYIIPKIK; this is encoded by the coding sequence ATGGAGATTATAAATATAGAGAATTTAAACTTTGGATATGGAGAGAGGCAAATATTAAATAATCTTTCCCTTTCAATAGATAAGAAAAAGTTAGTGGGGATACTAGGTCCAAATGGTTGTGGAAAATCAACTTTGTTAAAAAATATACTTGGGTATCTTCACAGCTCATCTGGAATTATAAAGATAGCTAATAAAAATTCAAATGAATTTTCACAAAAGGAAAAATCTAAATTGATCTCTTTAGTTCCTCAAAAATCTCAACTTATGTCTGCTATGAGTGTAGAGGAGTTTGTCCTTATGGGAAGATTACCACATCTTGAAAATAGTTGGAAAGGTTATAGTAGAGAGGATAGGGAATTAGCTGAAAAAGCTTTGAACTCTTTAGATCTTGAGAGATTTAAAAAGAGAACAGCTACCACTTTATCTGGTGGAGAGTTTCAAAGGGTGCTACTTGCAAGGGCAATTACACAGGATACAGAGATTATACTTTTAGATGAGCCAACATCTGCTCTTGATCTGAATCACGCTATTGAGCTTATGGAAAAGGTGAAGGAGATAGTGAGAAAAGAGGGAAAAACAGCAGTTGCAGTATTGCATGATCTCAATCTTGCTGCTCTTTTTTGTGATGAATTGATTATGCTTAAAAATGGAAAGCTTTTTTGTAAGGGGACGCCTAAAGAGGTATTGACTAAGGAAAATTTAAAAGAGGTTTATAATTTGAATTGTGATATCTTTTATGGGGAAAATGATTTTCCATATATTATACCTAAAATCAAATAA